CAGATAATAGTGGTGTGTTGCTTGGCGATGTGTTGGTAACATTCGATGGCGTGAATGTCAGTGACACAGGTGATGTGCTAGCGCTGCTTAATAATAGCGATCGCATTGGTAAGAATGTGAAAGTACAAGTTGTTCGGGGTGGGGTGTTAGTTGAGTTAGCGCTAACAGTTGGCGAACGTCCCACTAAGGAAGATTAAGTGTAGGGCAAGAAAATTGCTGAGTCAGCAACATGATTAGAGTAATGGTAGTTGCTACTTCTGGTGTGGTGCGGGCTGGGTTGTCAGCAGTAGTCACTACCAATCAATTGATGACAGTAGTAGGAAGTGCATCCGATTTAGATCTACTGGCAAGGGAAATTGGACGATTACAACCTGATGTTGTCTTGGTAGATTTAGGCAATAATCCTCAACAATCTGTGTGGAAAAAATTGCTGCTGTTGAATGAGCAGCAAGACCCGTTAGGACTTATCGTCATGGTTGAGGAACTTGATAGCATTGACCTAGAAGCGGCAATGTATTCTGGTATTCGGGGTATATTGCCCAATAGCAGCACAGAGTCAGAAATTGTTGCTGCTGTTGAGGCGATCGCTAGTGGTTTGGTGGTACTGCACCCAGATGCGATTGAGTTGCTTTATCGGCGTGAAAAAGTCTGGAACAATCCTGTCCAAACCTTAACTACACGGGAGATAGAAGTTTTAGTTCTGCTTGCTTCTGGAATGGGTAATAAGCTGATCGCCAAAAGCCTACATATTTCGGAACATACGGTGAAGTTTCATCTCTCATCCATTTT
Above is a genomic segment from Fischerella sp. JS2 containing:
- a CDS encoding response regulator transcription factor, translating into MIRVMVVATSGVVRAGLSAVVTTNQLMTVVGSASDLDLLAREIGRLQPDVVLVDLGNNPQQSVWKKLLLLNEQQDPLGLIVMVEELDSIDLEAAMYSGIRGILPNSSTESEIVAAVEAIASGLVVLHPDAIELLYRREKVWNNPVQTLTTREIEVLVLLASGMGNKLIAKSLHISEHTVKFHLSSIFQKLGVSTRTEAVAVGVRLGLIML